The nucleotide sequence CGTCGAAAACATTTTTCTAGTACACGTTTAACTACTGGTTAACATTTCTTTAATACACAGGTAACATTTTTTCTGTacacatttttaacatttttcaaatgcccgattaactttttttaatacatcgtcaacattttttctatgcgAATTTTAACATTTCCAAAAGCTTGACTTAAAATTAAATAcaatattaacatttttttaatacatgatcaatattttctgtacacatttaatatttttcaaatgcttgattgacATTTTTTCTAAATGCAAGATAAAcactttttgaatacatggtcaatttttttctatacacattaatttttttaaaatattttgattaacatttttatatacattttaaaaaatgttttattaaccttttttaaatacatgatcacaTTTTTTCGTACACATTGtattttttttgtattacatgagaaacattttctctatacacatttaactttTTCAAATACTTGCTAAACATTTTTTTTGTAAAGTGTTTTTAAAATATATTTACTTAGAACATTTGGAATTTGGAAAtaataaagaaagcaaaataaaaaatcaaaaaatatgaatAAAAAAACATAAAAAGTCCGAGGCTGTGGCCTCCCGCAAGCTGGGCTGACGCGAGGAGTTCCCTACATCTCGTCATAGGGGCCCATACGAGATGAGGTTAGGTTTCCGAACTTCGTCACTCGTCAGGGACGGTACCTGTTTCTTACGGCGACGATGCTCTCTCTTCTTTACGTCACCCAGGCGAGAAAACGGAACCGTATATTTCTTCAGGAAAGGAAAGAAAACGGATGTATAGTTCCTTCATCCTGTGATGGATGTCTTGAGGCGGAAGTAGAAATCGAAGAACTCTTTATTAAtcccgagcaaatccaccaagaagaagaaggaaaatcaCCATAAACCCTCGCGTCCGAATAACCACCCCCATTCAACCCCCACCACCGTGCCGGGCAAGCAGAAGCAGCCGCACGGCGTGATggcgccggagccggagccggaggacgGGAGGGAGCTCTACGCGCTGCTGCACCTCTCGCCGGAATCCTCCGACGAGGAAATCCGCAGGGCATACCGCCAGTTCGCGCAAATCTACCACCCCGACAAGTACCAGGACGCCCAGGTTACCCTCCCGCCCCCTCTCTCTCCGTGCTGCCGCTGAGATTCGATTGGTGGGAACCAATTGGCTACTGTCCAGCGGTGGCTTAGGGTTGCTAGACTCAGAGCTTTTGTTGGTGGTGACATTGCGGTAGCTTGCGGTACGATGTGGTGGGGCAAAAATTGTGTAGGAATTTGATTGTCTTGATTTTAGGTCGTTAGGCAGTTGGTTTCCACTGGTTTGATCCAGAGCTGTCGTGTGCTTGAATTACGCATTGGTTGGTTCGGACAGACATTGCTGTTGCTGTGCTATAGTTTGTACTCCcacgtctcataatataagaacgtttttaagctgtttgaaaaacgttcttatattatgggactgagGGTGTAGTGATTTCTCCTTCTTCACCGAGAGACAGAGATCAAAGGGAAGGGTTGGTCAATGTCTGTGGCTATATGCTAATTCCCGTGGTATGGGTTTATTCCTTCATCATGTATCAATCATATTGCATCCGAGGAGATTATTAGGAAAATTATAATGTCATAAGAAGAGGCTGGGTAATGCTGAGTCAACTGCGCATGCCTGGGTGAATAAAACCTACATTTCGTGCTGGTCAGTCTGGAACAGGACAGATCTTCGTTCGTTATGTGGTAACAACCTGTCTTGCGTATTTTGATTGGATGTTGGAGAGGTGACAACCTGTCATGGTGTTACCTCATTCCGTAGAAACACAAGCATGAGCATCCTGCTAATTATATTTTGATCAGACCCAAAACTTATCCTGTAAATATCAGTTTGGCAAAAGAAAATGTTCTTTGACAAATGGAAATTAGAGAAGGGACATGCTGTTACATGTTCTTTTTGTAATGCAACTTTATATTAAATTTGTTAAGATTAAAATTTCTGACGACGGTAGTTAGGCTTGCACTTTTGCTATCTGCATTTTGCTGAATAACTCATCTGCGACAGTTTGCGTTCCTGAATTCTTCTGACCTGACTAGCATCTTCTTTTGTTGTCTTCTCTGCTTGTATAGATGAAGGATGTAGCAACTGAAAACTTCCAACGGATACGTGATGCATATGAGATACTATCGGATGAGAACAAAAGACAGATCTATGATATTTATGGCATGGAAGGTTTAAATTCTGGTCTGGAACTTGGTCCCAAGTTAAATAAACCCGAAGAAATCAAACGACAGTTGGAAGAGCTGCGACGGCGTAAGGAGGAAGAGAAACTTTTCGTTCATGCTCGATCCACTGGATCAATCCTAGCTAATATCTCAGTGCCACAATATTTAGATGGTGACGGCATCATGGGAGGGTACAGAGTATTTTCCATTTTACTATGATATGCCCTCTGTTCTCATATATGCGGTGCGAGGTTCCTATCATAATTTAGAAGCCATTTTCTGTTTAGTTCTTGGTTATTGCCATCTTGTAAATTCTTTAACTTCAGTAACTTGGTAATCATAGGCTTCATCTGTTAATTTTTATTTTGTTGATATAATCATTTTGTGCTGTTTCACATTCTTTGACATGTTTGTTGGTGATGGAACATACTTTAACTGTATATATACCTTTAGCAGACAGAAGTCCTGGCCTTTGTATATCTGAAAAGGGATTATACAGAATGATAGACCTTTACTTGCAGAAAACTTACATTCATTCGTCATTGATCATCATTATTACCTTTCCGTTTTATTTACTTTTCATCCAATTCTGAGTTCTTAGACATCTTGTTTTAGAGTTAAAAATCTAATAAACACAGTAACCTCTTGACGTAGATATTGTCCATCAATACTTAGATGTCATATTAACTTCTGTATTTCTCATATTCTTCAGCATTAATAATTCACTTTTTTTATTTCAAAATTGCTAGAATGGGAATGTCTAGTGAAATTGAGCTGCCAGTATCCAAGCAAAACACTGTCACTGTTGGTGGAAATTTGGTCGTCAATGGTACGACTGGATCTGGTGCAGCAACTGCTGTGCTGCGCCATCAGCTGTCTTCTGTGTCTTCGATAGACTTTATGGCAACAGCTGGACTACGTTCCCTTATTGGAGTACAGACATTTCGGTGAGAATTTGCCTTTTCTGTGTTTTCCTTCCCTATTTCACATCCTAATTCTTTGGTGTTTCCTGCTTCAGTCAGATTTCACCAAATTCAACAGCAACTTCTGGAATTGCTCTCTCATTGAGAGACGGATCTGTTAATCTGTCAAATGGCTGGACTCGCCAATTATCTGAAGACACTGTTGGCAATGTATGTCCCCTTGTATTTAGTGCTCTTTTCATGTGTCCTAAACACTTTATTCGTAATATGTGACTAACATAAGCAAGTAAGTTCACTTCGGACGACAATAACAATACGAGAACCTAGCTATTCGAAAAACATGATTGCAACATGTGCACGATCTATAATGTCAACCAGAGATGCTGAAGAAACGGTTTGGAGTTTGTATATGATTATATGCAAACCATTATCTCTTTAATTTCAATATATTTTCTAGTTTTGGACTTGCAGTGCAAAATTCCTCTAGCCGATTAGGTTTACGCAAACTTTTAGACCATATACAGCTAATGTCCGACAGTAAATAAATGAATATTATACTATCCAAAAGTTGATCCATGTCCAGTACGTGGTGTTGACTGTTCATAACCTAGAACTTGTGGCTTATGCAACCCCGTTTCCAGTCCATGCCCAGAAATCAGGTGTCAATTGTACCTTGGTGGATAAATTACAATATTGACAGAGATTACGTTTATAGAAATTTCAAGTTCCATGCAAATCTAAATTTTGCCATTATTTCGTCCTCTGGTTACTCTCCAGTGAGGCATCTTGGCATAGTTATTCGTTTTATctttatatagtactccctccgtcccaaaataattgtctcaagtttagtacaactttgtactagagctagttcaaaattgagacacttattttgggacggagggagtatatgcttgtGGTTATCTTCTCTATCTAGATAGCTAACTCCCACTAACCTATTTCTcccaacatgcaagcatgccacctcatcaCATGCAACACGCATGGAAAAAGGCCCACCTCAATATGCAACCATGCATAGGAAAAAGGCCACCTCAACATGCATGATAGTTTCCATTCTATAATGCTATTTATATTTATTAAATACTTTGCAACTATACAATAATCAAACCCAACAAATCATTTGTACTTTAGCTTTTATTGAAATATATTGCATGACATCTCTGCGGCAACGTGCGGGGTATAGGATAGTTTGTTACTGATACCACGGGGTTGACTGTTCATGTTGTTTAAGTTTTATGTCTGTTGTTTGGATAAGCTGATGCTGATTTTTTGCTTGTATGCTACTTCATTTTTTCCCCATCCTCCAGATACAACTTGTCCTTGGTACTGAATCAAATATATCTGTCGGATGGCAAAAGAAGGATGAAAAAAGGTCTGCTGCAGGAGAAATAAAGGTAGTTCTCATTTACAAAACCAACTTAGCTGTAAATCTTATTTAGAAAACCGATTTGGTTATCTATAAGCGAATAATTGACAGAATTTTTTCAAGAAGGATTTTTTTGGAAACATATAGTTGACATTCCAAGTTTCCGCAACATTTATTTCTAGTTCTGAATAGTGTCATATTGTTCTGTTCCGAATAATCTACTGCGTTCCTTTTCTTTTGCACAGCTCCCCATTATATATTATTTGAGTCAACATATCCTCATTATATATTGTGATGCACCTGCCTTTGTGGTAAAATTGTGGACCACTGAACATGCAATATTGTCTGTTTGATTCAGCTTTAATATGTCTGACCTGTGGTTGAAGGACAATATGATTTGCATATGTGGATTTAATTTGAATTGGTCTGACTGTACTGGGTTCATGAACTAATTGTGTATTTTTCATTTCACCATTTCACCGCTTGCATTAGGCAACAGTTGGATACTTGCCCTGTATTAACTATATACTTCCTTTTCTCCCCAGTTTGGTACTAATTCATTTGGGGCGTCTGCTCATTACACCCATCGTTTCTCCTCAAAGTCCCATGGTCGTATTGCTGGTAGAGTTGGAAGGTATATACCGCTGTGATCTTACTTCTATCTGGCCATGTAAACCTCACCGCTTTGCATTTTTTTGATAAACCGGTATACGAGTTTGTaacttctctctcttctctcttgaACTGCTTATTTGCAGCACGGCCCTTGATTTTGAAATTGGAGGAGGAAGACGGATATCAGAGTTCAGTACTGTAAGGATGCTCTATAATATAGGAATCCAGGTGAATATGCTTGCTTCTAAGGTCTCCTGTGTTGGATGTGTTCTCAGTTTGCTTCTTTATTTCTCCTTTTGCCTCTTCATTATTGCCAAAACTTTATTTATTTATCCCCTTGAGTGAAATAATAAtagaaaatactccctccatcccataatataagagcgtttgacACTAGTGcagtgtcaaaaatgctcttatattatgggacgaagggagcaCAAAATAGTATTAACTACTGATTCAAGCAGTAATGGGTAATGAAGCAAACGACTCTTGCATGTTCATTGTTTGTCCAATACAAAAACCAGAATATGAATTGTAACTAGGAAATTGCagttgatactactccctccttaTCAAAATATAATACGTATTTTGCTCTAAATCTAGACCAAAaagcgtcttatattttgatagagGGAGTATTTGATAACATGCAGCAACCATGCATTCATGATCATGTAATCTTAGCTACTTTTCATCTCATGGAACAGTTTCACTAGTTTGTGTACGATTCGTGTTGCATGTTATTACACAGCCAGTTATCTTAATATTCATTATTTGCTCTGAGATGCAGGGTGTCACTTGGAAATTTGAGTTGAATCGTGCTGGGCAAAAGTTAGTTATCCCAGTAAGTTGAGCTATTACACCTCTGAATCCTGCCTGTTTTTTATCTGATAGTATAGATGTACATGTAGCATAAATTTTACAGaactattccctccgttcctaaatataagcctttttagatattccaatatggactacatacgaagcaaatgagtgaatctacactctaaaatgcgtctatatacatccgcatgtaatttgtactgaaatctctaaaaaggcttatatttaggaacggagcgaGTATAAGGCAGTCTCATTTACTTGCAGCTATGGATCCATGTACTGTAACACAGTGGGGTAGATCGTAAACTTGTTGGATTTCACTGAATTCTTCAGTAACTGTGCAGGTCTTGCTTTCAACTGACTTCAATGCGTTATTCGTCACCGGCGCATTTGCTATTCCTTCAACTCTATATTTTCTACTTCAGGTTCTAATATTCCTGACCTACTTGCATTCTTACCCTGGCAGAAATGTGTGAACTGATAGTTGCATGTAGATAAGGCAGCTCACTTTTGTTACCTTTGCTGCATCCGTAATGTGGTTACTAAAGCCAAGCTGTGGTGTCTTATTGTTTGACAGACATATGTTGTGAAGCCTTATTATCTAAGGCGAGAAAAGCAGAAGACACTTGAAAAAATGGATAGCTTGTCTACACAGGTAGAATCAGTGTTTGTGTTCTTGCTTATGTACCAGCTTATGTACTTCATCACATAAAAGGCAAATTGGTTAACTTTTGTGTTTGAGTCATCACATATTTTTGTTTAAGGAAATAGtcatctatatttggttgttaatTCAGTTTGTGAAGGCTCTATATGGCACAGATAACTTGGGTTAGCCCATTTGGCAAGATGCATACTTGTGACTAGTTATTTACTTCTCCTTAACATAATTTATTAGTAtgtagtatgtactccctccgtctcaaaataaatgtcttgagtttagtacaaatttgtactagagctagtacaaagttgagacacttattttgggacggagggagtatttagatAATAAATCGGATTGTTGTTTCTCAGTTTCTGCTACTTGCGGCATTTAGCTTATACCCCTCGACTGCATTGGTGGCAGTGTTTTTCTTGTCGAAATTTCATATATTTTTTATGATATTAACTCATCTAGTGATTGAAGGCGTATTTTCCTGTGTCATGTATACTTACTGAAGACATCGTTCTCTGTATAGCTAACAGAAGCTAGACAAGCAGCTAAGAAGTCACAAAGATTGCTGGAACCTGTCTCTAATCGCAAGAAGAATAAACAGCAGGAGAGTGATGGTCTGGTAATCACAAAAGCTCTGTATGGCAATCATAAAAAGGTCAAAGAGAGTAGTCAATTGAGTGAGATAGATGATAACGTGGCTTCACAAGTATTAGATGTGACAATCCCACTCAACTTCCTCGTGACCGAGGCAGGTCAGCTCAAGGTATGTTTCAGTCATATTGTTTATAAGTTAAGTTATTTATGTGAACTATAAACCTAGCACTTGACAAGATGAAGAACCGTGAGTTGTGTTTCTGTTAGAAGGCCAATAATAGCAGTATGGTACTTGTGGATTGCAACTTGCAAATGAAGGCTGTCATAAAACTATCATATATTTCTTAAAACAATCCATGCATTCGAAATTTATCTTTTGCAAAGTAAATCTCTGTTCTTTTTTTACTACCTTCGGTTTCTCGTTTCAGCAAGACATGTTAGGCTAGCAATTCCTCTTTGGACTGTAGATGCTCCAGGAAGAGGGTTTGATTAAGTTCTCCTGGGTCTGTTAGAGcagtaattaaattaattaaactttTTTGGAGGTTGATAGTTTATTTATTGGGGAAGAGTCAATCCTTCTCTTCTCACTTCAAGATTGATCATCTCGAGCCATCTGTTGAGGGTGGAAATTTAAGAATAAATAAGTTTTAAGCAAACTTGTTTAGTCGTCTACTGTACTAGGTCGCTTATTTGCATAAACATGCTCTGATATTGAAGGTATAGAACAATCGAGGAATAGCTTGCATGTATCCATTTTATATTTATAAGTTTTTCCTCCTAAATAGTGTGCATGAATTTAAGGAAACCAAAATTGGTCCCCATATTATATATGCAACTAATCATCTCTCAGATACCCGCGTTCAATGCGGTTGTCAGAACAAGTCAGCTTCAGTCCCCATTACTATTAATGAATGAGATCATGAATATATCATATTCTCTCCTTTCAAGGCCCCTGCACGTTTCATGGTTCAGTTTAGCCAGCAATTGGGCCAATAAAATGTGGGTTTATGTGTCACGACTCACAATGTGAATCCAACGGCATCAGTTTTGTATCGCACAGCCCACGCTTTATTGGTCTAATTGTTGGTCAACTTAAATCTTTAATTGCACGTGTGCCTTACATAAAAAAGAGAGGGAAAATTACATAATAAATATGGCTAAAGATCTAGTGCATGTTACTTTTGCTCCAGTGCTAGGTTACATTTCATTATATTTTACATCTCCAGACTGGCTGTGATGCATTGCACTCTTCTTTGAGATTAAGTAGGTTAAACCATTTGGCACATGTATCTGGTTATCCGACTGAATGTCCTCTTTCTGCCGCCTTCAGCTTCACGAGGGGATAAAGAAGTCTGGAATAATGGGCTTCTATGATCCTTGCCCCGGAGACCCGAAGCTACTGCTCGTCGAATACATCTTTCATGGTCGGCAATACAAGGTAAGAGGATTATTACCATCCATATTATGTACAACTGTTTGCATGTCTGTATTGTGCCCTCGTCAATAATACAAAATTGTTGAACTTTTCCTTTGTTTGCAGGTAATGGCAGATGATTACGGTGCACTGTCGATACCACAAGACATTCATGAGATTTGACCTGAGGGAGTTGGTCCAAATCAGCGTTTGAACACTTTTGAGTCGCACTGTAACCATCATAGTTTTCGTGTGCTGATATGCTCTTTCTGGTTTTGGGTATCATTTCTCTATGTGAGCCCCCTTTTGTTGTATACTACTACATGAGTGGGCTTGTGCCACCTAGATGAGTAATAGAGGGGATGTCCCAAGAATAAGATGAGCCAATAATAGGTTTACAGCATTTAGCCTTGGAAGGTTCAGCTTTGTTTGGTTGTTGATTTTTGGTTGGAAGCATATCTTGTTCAGCGGAAGCATATCTCTCCGTTGATGTTTGGTTGTTGATTTGCGAAGGTTCAGCTTTGTTTCTTGCTGCACATGCATCTGTCTGCTTGTGTCCGACAGTGTGATGCCTTGTTCCAGTATTTGCTTCACCTGCTGTGTTTGGTCTAGCATTATGTAGTCTTAGCAATcatcttttttcttttgggccATATGTCGTCTCCTTGTTTCATAAGTGCTGGCCTGCGTGTATCTGTTCAAACGCGATGGCTTCAAAAACTGAGCTCAGCTGCAGACAAATCGTTTGCATGCGGACCATCATCTCAAATAATATTTTTTTGCTCGCACTGGCAGGCAGATACGCAAATCCATCATCTGATACCTCATCATAAACTAAGAAGCATAGACACCAAACGCTAATCCCAATCACTAACTCCCTGCACCGAAGCGAATAAGATGGTTGGTTCAGGTGAGGAGAGGATTAGAGCATCTCTTTTGCTGGAGCTGCGCCCCTGTCTTTGCCATGTTCCTAGACCGGCTAACACATCGTCCTGTGCCTATGCTACATGGCAGGTTGACGGTGGATTCTCCGGCTGCTCGGTGGATCGCATTTGCGTTAACCTGCTGTCGACCAAGACCGGCCTGACCGCCTGCGTGGTTTCTTTAGGGAGATTCTCCATTCGCTTTAGATTTGGACCAGATCAAGACTTGGGATCTAAGGTAGCTTAGTCATGCAGGCTACAAAAAAGGCAGGGTAACAAAAACACCACTTAGAGCATGGCTATGATGTTGTCATGTCATCTAAAGTCACCATAAGTCACCATttttttttcccgcaaaaaaaagtcaCCACTTTTAGCTATAAGGTTTAGGGGCTATAAGAGTAGTAGTGTTTTTTCTCACATTCTCTTTATctttttcttcatatttattgtctGTTTAGGAGCATGCATAGAGTTAGATTGTTGCATAAGAGACCACTTCCTTTACTTTTTTATGCCGCTCTTCCACGTATAAGCAAAATTACCATGTAAGCAGACTATAAATCTACTACTGTGGATTTGTGGTAGGAGTACTTGCTCTTAGCAATACAGAAACATTAGCGGGGTGAAACAGCTTTGTGCGAGTAAAGGCGTCTCGCAGGGGCCCTAACACGTGTGCTCTTTCCGTTTGACATGACGCTGGATGCGGATCTAGATCCTTGGTACGGACCCTTTCCCTTGATTCGAGACAGTGCATGCTTTGCCGGTCGGCGATCCATGCTAAGTGATGGGTCCAACTTTATTCCGTGCGCTGGGGTTAAAGTGGATGCTGTAGAGAGAAAATTGAGTTAAATATACCAGGGGTACCTCAACTTGTTCGGCGCGGTCAGTTTGATGCCTAAAGTTGTAAAATACATAAAACTAGTGCTCGAACTTGTCTGGATATGCAAATACGGTGCCTCCTTCCGTATCCAGGCGTATGCTATGCCGGCATGGCGTGACAGCATGGCGGTGACCCGCATGTAAGTGGCTGAGAGCAGGGGAGGAGCTGGGTAGCCTACGCGTGAGGAATCACCTCATATTTTATTTAATCATTTATGAAAGCCAACAATAAAAATAAATTGCTTGATTTAGAATCCATGCTGAGATCTCACGGTCGCAGATTGCATTATACGCATCCACCACGCCAAAATATGCACAATGAAATTTCACGAGGTCGAACTATATATATGGTGTTGCTGTGCAAAAGGTAACTTTGGAGCACGGGCATATTGTGCCTGTTACTCTTAAGTCAAATTGGATTTTTACAACTAAAAAAAATCCAAAATCTTTTATACGTGCACTCATAGAAGTGTAATATATTGTGCGAATTTTCATCAAAATTCGCATTTGTATGTGAGAGATACTAAAAGATacatacttcctccgtttcaaaatagatgactcaactttgtttgtactaactttaatacaaaattgggtcatctattttggaacggagggagtccaTGAAATTTTTTTCTTGTTATTTGGCTGGAATTTTGTCTTTATTGCAGGGCACAATGTAACATAATTTCGCACAAAATTTGACGGTCAGAGCACATGCATACGTCTCTGGCGTGAAAAAATGTTGAACTTTTAAGTGACAGTTTTTAACCTTAAAAAAACATGCCCAGTGGCCACCGTGCTCTGAAAATCCGCTTTGGCTGCTATGTACCTCGCCAAGCTATTCTTTTATATATGGTACTCGTTTGGGCCCACacaagttttatttttatttttcaagtttgtttttaatttttttgtctttgatattgtttttaCCTTTTGAAAGAAGAAATGCAAGAAAAAGTTACAACTGCCATAAACTTAAAAGAAAGCCCTAGTGCATTTCATGTTTTTGGAAAATGTTTCACATGTATTCAAAATTTATAATGTGTTTTCTAAATTCGTCAGGTTCAACATGTTTTGGAATATGTTCATCGAGTATTAAAACATTGTTGTGTAAAATTGTCCTTACAATTCTACAAACACGGTTGACATGTTTTGATACATTTCTAGGATTTAATATTATTGTACAGTAATTTTCATATATGTTGAATAATTTCAAAAAATACAATGCTGTCAATTCTTTTGATAATTTTGTACTTCAGAAATACAATGAAGATACACCATAATCATGTATCCTTATGGTCCGGAGTGAAGATATATAAATTTACACAATAATCTTAAATATTTGTTGAAAAATCTAAATCCACAGAATTTTTTTAAAGTTAACTTTACCTCTTCAAAGTACACAATGAAaagataataaataaataaataaatatacacAATAACTGCGTATCGATAATTATTGTATTTTTTACATGGGAAATTTGCGTGCCATAAAAGTggaattcagaaaaaaaaacaatgGATTACGCATCAGAGAAATTGCAAAGGAACACGT is from Triticum aestivum cultivar Chinese Spring chromosome 1B, IWGSC CS RefSeq v2.1, whole genome shotgun sequence and encodes:
- the LOC123125295 gene encoding chaperone protein dnaJ 13; this encodes MAPEPEPEDGRELYALLHLSPESSDEEIRRAYRQFAQIYHPDKYQDAQMKDVATENFQRIRDAYEILSDENKRQIYDIYGMEGLNSGLELGPKLNKPEEIKRQLEELRRRKEEEKLFVHARSTGSILANISVPQYLDGDGIMGGMGMSSEIELPVSKQNTVTVGGNLVVNGTTGSGAATAVLRHQLSSVSSIDFMATAGLRSLIGVQTFRQISPNSTATSGIALSLRDGSVNLSNGWTRQLSEDTVGNIQLVLGTESNISVGWQKKDEKRSAAGEIKFGTNSFGASAHYTHRFSSKSHGRIAGRVGSTALDFEIGGGRRISEFSTVRMLYNIGIQGVTWKFELNRAGQKLVIPVLLSTDFNALFVTGAFAIPSTLYFLLQTYVVKPYYLRREKQKTLEKMDSLSTQLTEARQAAKKSQRLLEPVSNRKKNKQQESDGLVITKALYGNHKKVKESSQLSEIDDNVASQVLDVTIPLNFLVTEAGQLKLHEGIKKSGIMGFYDPCPGDPKLLLVEYIFHGRQYKVMADDYGALSIPQDIHEI